One segment of Acidianus sp. HS-5 DNA contains the following:
- a CDS encoding AAA family ATPase, translated as MEYKHCKLSEFVFKNGNLISFYGTAGSGKTAVALQILEEITPSIYISTQGKSYEARVDRMSFVSKNTFFVEANSADEVIENIIKSIELQPELIVVDSINTFYRLNRKTIDLIQPLIFLKEFSKYKRIIITWQMSMNNKVSGEKFMRYFSDDVIRVTKNYLIGNLRECKFKITDKGVIGCLKNY; from the coding sequence GTGGAATATAAGCATTGTAAGTTAAGCGAGTTTGTTTTCAAAAATGGTAATTTAATCTCATTTTACGGTACTGCAGGTAGTGGAAAGACTGCAGTAGCTTTGCAAATTCTTGAAGAAATAACACCTTCAATATATATTTCTACTCAAGGAAAGTCTTACGAAGCTAGAGTAGATAGGATGTCTTTTGTAAGTAAAAATACCTTTTTTGTGGAGGCAAATAGTGCAGACGAAGTGATAGAAAACATCATCAAGAGTATTGAACTTCAGCCTGAACTTATCGTAGTAGATTCTATTAACACTTTTTATAGACTAAATAGAAAAACCATTGATTTAATTCAGCCCTTAATTTTTCTTAAGGAATTTTCTAAATACAAAAGGATAATAATAACTTGGCAAATGTCAATGAATAATAAGGTCAGCGGTGAAAAATTCATGAGATATTTTTCAGATGATGTAATAAGGGTAACTAAGAATTATTTAATAGGTAATTTAAGGGAGTGTAAATTTAAGATAACAGATAAAGGTGTTATAGGTTGCTTAAAGAATTACTAA
- a CDS encoding UPF0147 family protein: MATLYDNEAKIKQAVIILQKIVNDTSVPRNIRRAATDAIRNLQDSNLSAGIRAANAIGILEDISQDPNMPTHTRISIWNVVSILETVKD; encoded by the coding sequence ATGGCAACTCTTTATGATAATGAAGCTAAAATTAAACAAGCCGTAATTATTTTGCAAAAAATAGTTAATGACACAAGCGTCCCAAGAAATATTAGAAGAGCCGCAACAGATGCTATAAGAAATTTACAAGATTCTAATTTAAGCGCGGGAATAAGAGCAGCTAATGCAATAGGAATTCTTGAAGATATAAGTCAAGATCCGAATATGCCTACCCATACTAGAATATCTATCTGGAATGTAGTATCAATTTTGGAAACAGTAAAGGACTAA
- a CDS encoding CDP-2,3-bis-(O-geranylgeranyl)-sn-glycerol synthase: MLKELLIALVIYFPAFAANGSAPFVKRGHPIDFNRMFFDGRRIFGDGKTFEGLLVALTFGTLVGIIIARFLGLCWIFISFVESLSAMLGDMTGAFIKRRLNIPRGGRAIGLDQLDFVLGSSLALFLLHVNIELYQFLFIILVAFIMHILTNNVAYRLKIKSVPW; encoded by the coding sequence TTGCTTAAAGAATTACTAATAGCTTTAGTAATATATTTTCCTGCATTTGCAGCTAACGGATCTGCGCCTTTTGTTAAAAGAGGACATCCCATAGATTTTAATAGAATGTTCTTTGACGGAAGAAGAATATTTGGTGACGGTAAGACTTTCGAAGGCTTGTTGGTAGCATTAACTTTCGGTACTCTCGTAGGTATTATAATAGCAAGGTTCTTAGGCTTATGTTGGATTTTCATCTCTTTCGTGGAATCCTTATCGGCAATGTTAGGTGACATGACTGGTGCGTTTATAAAGAGGAGGCTTAATATACCTAGAGGAGGTAGGGCAATAGGTTTAGATCAGCTGGATTTCGTGTTAGGTTCGTCATTGGCGTTATTTCTTTTACATGTTAATATTGAATTATATCAATTTCTCTTTATTATCCTAGTTGCATTTATAATGCATATACTTACGAATAATGTAGCATATCGATTAAAAATAAAAAGTGTTCCGTGGTAG
- a CDS encoding Sjogren's syndrome/scleroderma autoantigen 1 family protein: MTDDSIKKAAELLRQGATMLSDACPICGSPLFKLKNGDVICPVHGKVYIVKSDEEEKQVKKDIMLNSVEDFLVEGLYSTAKKIKEDPYDSETLVQVIRYLDAIERIRKLVPQHNS, translated from the coding sequence ATGACTGACGATTCCATTAAGAAGGCTGCAGAACTCCTAAGACAAGGGGCAACAATGTTAAGTGACGCATGTCCAATTTGTGGATCTCCTTTATTTAAACTAAAGAACGGTGATGTTATATGTCCAGTTCATGGTAAGGTTTACATTGTAAAGAGTGATGAAGAAGAGAAGCAAGTTAAGAAGGATATAATGTTAAACTCTGTAGAAGATTTTCTGGTCGAAGGTTTATACTCCACAGCAAAGAAAATAAAGGAAGATCCTTACGATAGTGAAACTTTAGTTCAAGTGATAAGGTATTTAGATGCAATAGAAAGGATTAGGAAACTAGTTCCTCAACATAATTCTTAG
- the moaC gene encoding cyclic pyranopterin monophosphate synthase MoaC: protein MTEARMVDISEKQSVLRIAIAEGSIKLKKETIEKIKRREIEKGDVIAVAKVAGIMAAKKTPEILPMCHPIPLESINVEVELDEDKVNVKTEVKAHYKTGVEMEALTATSVALLTVWDMVKKYEKNEEGQYTTTQIDEIRVVNKIKISSS from the coding sequence ATGACAGAAGCAAGAATGGTAGATATTAGTGAAAAACAGTCAGTTCTCAGAATAGCTATAGCAGAAGGTTCTATCAAATTAAAAAAGGAAACTATAGAGAAGATCAAAAGAAGAGAAATAGAGAAAGGAGACGTAATTGCTGTAGCTAAAGTTGCAGGAATAATGGCTGCAAAGAAAACTCCAGAAATATTACCAATGTGTCATCCAATACCTTTAGAGTCAATAAATGTCGAAGTAGAGTTAGATGAAGATAAGGTCAATGTAAAAACGGAAGTGAAAGCCCATTATAAGACAGGAGTTGAAATGGAAGCGTTAACTGCAACATCCGTAGCATTGTTAACTGTATGGGATATGGTTAAGAAGTATGAAAAAAATGAAGAAGGGCAATATACAACTACTCAAATAGATGAAATAAGGGTTGTAAATAAAATTAAGATCTCTTCTTCCTAG
- a CDS encoding minichromosome maintenance protein MCM translates to MEAQQIDLPTEFENFIKNFKDSTGNYKYMNQLNEMIAYRKKSLLLDFADMYSYNDKIATEIIVNPLYTLKILDDKLVKIISEIDPTYPDEVERVHVRLINLPRTIELRKIRSNYINKLITVEGILTKQTPVKERAYKVVFKHAHPDCNQEFEWPEGDEEMDELIKTPTICPLCGKPGQFEIVAEKTKLTDWQKVILQERPEEVPPGQLPRQLEVVLEDDLVDSARPGDRVKITGILLIKQDSIVKRGSRAVFDVYMKALSIEVSQKVLDEVEITDDDKKKIEDFAKDPWIKQKIISSIAPSIFDHWEIKEAIALALFGGVPRIMPDGTRIRGDIHVLIIGDPGTAKSQILQFAARVAPRSVYTTGKGATAAGLTAAVVREKNSGDYYLEAGALVLADGGIAVIDEIDKMREEDRVAIHEAMEQQTVSIAKAGIVAKLNARATIIAAGNPKFGRYIAERGISENIDLPPTILSRFDLIFILVDKPGDEDQRLASHILDMHGGKSVKDIVTVDLLKKYIAYARKYVNPELSEEAKQLLADFYVEMRKKSSESPDSPILITPRQLEALIRLSEAYARMALRRIVTKEDAENAINIMRIFLEKVGIDVESGAMDIDTIMTGKPKSAREKMVKIMEIIDSLSGSEGCAKLREIVKEAEREGIERQSTEKLISDMKKSGLIYETKPECYKKV, encoded by the coding sequence TTGGAAGCTCAACAAATTGATTTACCAACTGAGTTTGAGAACTTTATTAAGAACTTCAAAGATTCTACTGGAAATTATAAATATATGAATCAATTGAATGAAATGATAGCTTACAGAAAGAAAAGCCTTCTACTAGATTTTGCAGACATGTATTCTTACAATGATAAAATTGCTACAGAAATAATTGTCAATCCATTGTATACTCTTAAAATTCTTGACGACAAACTAGTTAAAATAATTTCGGAAATTGATCCCACATATCCTGACGAAGTTGAAAGAGTTCACGTTAGGTTAATTAATCTTCCCAGAACTATAGAATTAAGAAAGATAAGAAGTAATTATATTAATAAACTTATTACAGTTGAAGGAATACTTACCAAACAAACTCCCGTTAAAGAGAGAGCTTATAAGGTAGTGTTTAAACACGCTCACCCTGACTGCAACCAAGAATTTGAATGGCCAGAAGGAGACGAGGAAATGGATGAGTTAATAAAAACTCCCACTATATGTCCATTGTGCGGAAAACCAGGACAATTCGAGATAGTTGCGGAAAAAACTAAGCTAACAGATTGGCAAAAAGTTATATTACAAGAGAGACCAGAAGAAGTTCCTCCTGGACAATTACCTAGACAATTAGAAGTTGTCCTAGAAGATGATTTAGTTGACTCTGCGAGACCTGGAGACAGAGTAAAAATAACTGGAATTCTTTTAATCAAACAAGATTCCATAGTAAAAAGAGGAAGTAGAGCAGTTTTCGACGTTTACATGAAAGCTTTAAGTATAGAGGTTTCACAAAAAGTCTTAGACGAAGTAGAAATAACAGATGATGATAAGAAAAAAATTGAAGATTTTGCTAAAGATCCTTGGATAAAACAGAAAATTATATCCTCAATAGCACCTTCAATTTTTGACCATTGGGAAATAAAAGAGGCCATAGCTTTAGCCTTATTTGGCGGAGTACCAAGAATAATGCCAGATGGAACTAGGATAAGAGGAGACATACACGTCCTCATAATAGGAGATCCAGGTACTGCAAAATCACAGATTTTGCAATTTGCTGCGAGAGTTGCGCCCAGGTCAGTTTATACTACAGGGAAAGGTGCAACTGCGGCTGGTTTAACTGCTGCAGTAGTTAGAGAAAAGAATAGCGGAGATTATTACTTGGAAGCTGGAGCTTTAGTATTAGCGGATGGAGGAATTGCAGTAATAGACGAAATAGATAAGATGAGAGAAGAGGATAGAGTGGCAATCCACGAAGCAATGGAGCAACAAACAGTTTCAATAGCAAAAGCAGGCATTGTAGCAAAACTTAATGCGAGAGCTACGATCATCGCTGCAGGTAACCCAAAATTCGGAAGATACATTGCAGAAAGGGGAATTTCAGAAAATATTGATTTACCTCCTACCATACTATCTAGGTTTGATTTAATATTCATATTAGTGGATAAACCTGGTGATGAAGATCAAAGACTAGCTTCTCACATTTTAGATATGCATGGCGGGAAATCCGTAAAAGATATTGTTACAGTAGATTTACTCAAGAAATATATTGCCTACGCTAGGAAATACGTAAACCCAGAATTATCAGAGGAAGCGAAGCAATTATTAGCAGACTTCTACGTTGAAATGAGGAAAAAGAGCAGTGAATCACCAGATTCGCCAATACTCATAACGCCTAGACAACTTGAGGCATTAATTAGATTATCTGAGGCATATGCAAGGATGGCATTAAGAAGGATAGTGACTAAAGAGGATGCTGAAAATGCAATAAATATAATGAGAATATTTCTAGAAAAAGTTGGAATCGACGTAGAGTCTGGAGCTATGGACATTGATACTATAATGACTGGAAAGCCTAAGAGCGCAAGAGAAAAGATGGTAAAGATAATGGAAATAATAGACTCGCTCTCAGGATCTGAAGGTTGTGCAAAGTTAAGGGAAATAGTTAAAGAAGCTGAAAGAGAAGGAATAGAAAGGCAAAGCACTGAAAAATTAATTTCCGATATGAAAAAGAGCGGATTGATCTACGAGACTAAACCAGAATGTTACAAGAAAGTCTAA
- a CDS encoding THUMP domain-containing protein: MLNNNMEPKLIITALAGKGKKCKMEILDRLLIKDDSADVNEVKQNVFLVCSKLSPLEAYGLIISAPPACMGRIFIVNKISKLSEVFNDAEELLLSKKIKKFYVECISRGNKQVDCRSIEIGIGLKMKGKIEVDYKNPDYILFVNLIGDYAYLSLMRKGQEKVSVNSL, translated from the coding sequence ATGCTTAATAACAATATGGAACCTAAGCTGATTATTACCGCGTTAGCAGGAAAGGGAAAGAAATGTAAGATGGAGATACTTGATAGACTTCTAATAAAAGATGATAGTGCCGATGTGAATGAGGTAAAACAGAACGTTTTTCTAGTTTGCTCTAAGCTTTCTCCTCTCGAGGCCTACGGTCTAATAATTTCTGCACCACCAGCGTGTATGGGCAGGATATTTATTGTTAATAAGATAAGTAAACTATCAGAAGTTTTCAATGACGCAGAAGAATTACTACTTTCTAAAAAAATCAAAAAATTTTATGTAGAATGTATCAGTCGAGGTAATAAGCAGGTAGACTGTAGGTCAATAGAAATTGGAATAGGCTTAAAAATGAAAGGAAAAATAGAAGTGGATTACAAAAATCCAGATTATATTCTATTTGTGAATTTAATAGGAGACTATGCTTATCTTTCTTTAATGAGAAAAGGTCAGGAAAAAGTTTCGGTTAACTCTCTCTAA
- a CDS encoding ORC1-type DNA replication protein, which yields MALPSDIINNSLNSPSVLKDGSKLTPDYIPDRLPHREDKLKELTIAFRDIVSEPGKSSVRVVITGRTGTGKTVTARIFGKAFADQVKNRGIKVEYVHVNCHRERTLYLITMKIAEQLKLSIPPRGLSSQEVFKIIHEYLERRNMYVIITLDEFDYFLNSSPQEDIYFIVRLYDELAVNVKRVSYIFIIRDLTTLSNLDKTVRDHIARDIVEFPPYKSNELYDILQDRVKIAFYDGTVTEDSVKFISNINGFDKGGNGNARLSIETLELAGRIADAEGSPIVTVEHAKKANSRLNEEASIILDELSYLELHPMLLVKALINLSKRERKEAFPIGEVEDEYSRLCELLEVDPRRHTQIFEYMRRLKLMGVINTQQSGKGMRGRTTLLSLTFPASQELDDYVTKLIGALKNSEQK from the coding sequence ATGGCTTTACCTAGCGATATAATAAATAACAGTTTAAACTCACCTAGCGTATTGAAAGATGGATCTAAATTAACTCCAGATTACATTCCAGACAGATTGCCTCATAGGGAGGACAAACTAAAGGAATTAACAATAGCATTTAGAGATATAGTTAGTGAGCCTGGAAAATCGTCAGTTAGAGTAGTTATAACAGGAAGAACTGGTACTGGAAAAACAGTAACTGCAAGAATTTTTGGCAAAGCTTTTGCGGACCAGGTTAAAAATAGAGGAATTAAAGTAGAATACGTTCACGTAAATTGTCACAGAGAAAGAACTCTATATCTAATTACCATGAAGATAGCAGAACAATTAAAATTATCAATACCTCCTAGAGGATTATCTTCGCAAGAAGTCTTCAAAATAATTCATGAGTATTTAGAGAGAAGAAACATGTATGTAATAATAACCTTAGACGAGTTTGATTACTTCCTCAACTCTTCACCGCAGGAAGATATCTATTTTATAGTAAGGTTATACGATGAACTTGCAGTTAACGTAAAAAGAGTAAGTTACATTTTTATCATTAGAGATTTAACTACTCTTTCTAACTTAGATAAAACTGTAAGAGACCATATAGCGAGGGATATAGTAGAATTTCCACCTTACAAATCTAATGAATTATATGATATTTTACAAGATAGAGTTAAAATAGCGTTTTATGATGGGACAGTCACAGAAGATTCCGTTAAGTTTATCTCAAACATTAATGGTTTCGATAAAGGAGGCAATGGTAATGCTAGGCTTTCAATAGAAACTTTAGAATTAGCAGGGAGAATAGCTGATGCAGAAGGTTCACCTATTGTTACAGTTGAACATGCCAAAAAAGCTAATTCAAGGCTTAATGAAGAAGCTAGTATAATTTTAGATGAATTAAGCTACCTCGAGTTACATCCAATGTTGTTAGTGAAAGCATTAATAAACTTGTCAAAAAGGGAAAGGAAAGAAGCTTTTCCAATAGGAGAAGTTGAGGATGAATATTCTAGGTTATGCGAATTATTAGAAGTAGATCCTAGAAGGCATACTCAGATCTTTGAATACATGAGGAGATTAAAACTAATGGGAGTAATTAATACTCAACAAAGCGGCAAAGGAATGAGAGGAAGGACAACTTTACTTTCATTAACCTTTCCTGCGAGCCAAGAATTAGATGATTACGTAACAAAATTGATTGGGGCGTTGAAGAATTCAGAGCAGAAATGA
- the tmk gene encoding dTMP kinase — MLIAIEGIDGSGKTTLAKDLVKWLEEEKKKKTLLTAEPFTEEITKLIQQEGWKDPVTLALLFSADRGVHINWITKQDYDIIITDRYYYSTIAYQSAMGIDKNWIIEVNKYFPKPELTILLDLPAEIALTRIKKDDKFNFKEKLSLLQKVRENYLNIAKLDKTIRIIDSTKSFKEVLKEAKNYVEELVS; from the coding sequence ATGTTAATTGCAATAGAAGGAATTGACGGTTCTGGAAAAACTACTTTAGCTAAAGATCTTGTAAAATGGCTAGAAGAAGAAAAGAAGAAAAAAACGTTACTAACCGCAGAACCTTTTACTGAAGAGATAACTAAATTAATACAACAGGAAGGATGGAAAGATCCCGTAACTCTCGCCTTGCTATTTTCTGCAGATAGAGGAGTTCACATAAATTGGATTACGAAACAGGACTATGACATCATAATAACAGATAGATACTATTACTCAACAATAGCTTATCAGTCAGCAATGGGAATAGACAAGAACTGGATAATTGAGGTAAACAAATATTTCCCAAAGCCTGAACTCACAATTTTATTGGATTTACCTGCAGAAATTGCGTTAACAAGAATAAAAAAGGATGATAAATTCAACTTTAAAGAGAAACTTTCTCTACTACAAAAAGTAAGAGAAAACTACTTGAATATTGCTAAACTAGATAAAACAATAAGAATTATCGACTCAACTAAGAGTTTTAAGGAAGTCTTAAAAGAAGCTAAGAATTATGTTGAGGAACTAGTTTCCTAA
- a CDS encoding Clp1/GlmU family protein, whose protein sequence is MLVRKGIDYISGGPCRVAVIKGKVMIKGIEINEKAYKEINDESFSIVPKEDSEIETDCQILAEIPHLGWEELASQLSGKILLLGSTDSGKSYFSEVLHNLRKGSIIIDADVGQSRYLPTFVHSSSSNLEFFGDISPSANYRLHIELTAKILNKEEKSTLTVIDTDGWIRGYKAFLHKLSMIYELNPDIIVLFNNEILDYMPSNIRSKVILAKRIPPFLERSRARRISYRISKYNKYFEKASVITLEYEQVLGKKLADNLFVGFEEPLQLFYEEPCSGYFIPKDELLGCIVGLLNEGKIVGAGIIKELNQDGIKILTPENKVQGAILGNINLNDDFKERRIRLIKC, encoded by the coding sequence ATGTTAGTTAGAAAAGGGATAGATTATATATCTGGAGGACCTTGTAGGGTTGCTGTAATAAAAGGAAAAGTAATGATAAAAGGAATTGAAATTAATGAGAAAGCTTACAAAGAAATTAACGACGAAAGCTTCAGTATAGTTCCAAAAGAAGATTCGGAAATAGAGACCGATTGTCAAATATTAGCAGAAATTCCTCACTTAGGTTGGGAAGAACTAGCAAGCCAATTAAGCGGAAAAATTTTGCTTTTAGGAAGTACTGATTCAGGAAAAAGCTATTTTTCTGAAGTTTTACATAATCTAAGAAAAGGTTCAATAATTATCGATGCAGACGTAGGGCAGTCTAGGTATTTACCAACTTTTGTACATTCGAGTAGCAGTAACTTGGAATTTTTTGGAGACATTTCTCCTTCAGCTAACTATAGACTTCATATAGAGCTTACTGCAAAAATTCTGAATAAAGAAGAAAAGTCCACCTTAACAGTAATTGATACTGACGGCTGGATAAGAGGATATAAAGCGTTTTTACATAAACTTAGCATGATTTATGAGTTAAATCCCGACATAATTGTTCTATTTAATAACGAAATCTTAGATTACATGCCATCAAACATTAGGAGTAAAGTTATCTTAGCAAAGAGAATTCCTCCTTTTTTAGAGAGAAGTAGAGCTAGAAGAATATCTTATAGAATTTCTAAGTATAATAAATATTTTGAAAAAGCATCAGTAATTACTTTAGAATATGAACAAGTACTAGGTAAAAAACTTGCTGATAATCTGTTCGTAGGATTTGAAGAACCTTTGCAGCTATTTTATGAGGAACCTTGTAGTGGATATTTTATTCCTAAAGATGAACTTCTAGGATGCATTGTCGGCCTATTAAATGAAGGAAAAATTGTTGGAGCAGGAATAATAAAAGAGTTAAATCAAGATGGCATAAAAATCCTTACTCCTGAAAATAAAGTTCAAGGGGCTATACTTGGCAATATAAACTTAAATGATGATTTTAAGGAGAGAAGAATAAGGTTAATTAAATGTTAA
- a CDS encoding DNA replication complex GINS family protein — MVFDDIGPLDLGFTEISLSKGSEDEIPLWLAQNLEKKNLVKITSISTEELGKLLFQEKQSSTTPASLVKTYPDIYFRVKKLEEELKGKGIDGLEELKKVKSMINEISLIRLRKIIQLASLSINDQTLISKMTKEEYLAYLSMKKIISSFYGDVIGSSTN; from the coding sequence ATGGTATTTGATGATATAGGTCCCTTAGATTTAGGATTTACAGAAATTTCATTATCCAAAGGAAGTGAAGATGAAATACCATTATGGCTTGCTCAAAACTTGGAAAAGAAAAATCTTGTTAAGATTACTTCAATAAGTACAGAAGAGCTGGGTAAATTACTTTTCCAAGAAAAGCAGAGTTCGACTACTCCTGCTTCCTTAGTTAAAACTTATCCAGACATTTATTTTAGGGTAAAAAAGCTTGAAGAAGAGCTTAAAGGAAAAGGAATTGACGGATTGGAAGAACTAAAGAAAGTAAAAAGTATGATCAATGAAATTTCATTAATTAGATTAAGGAAAATTATACAATTGGCATCTTTAAGCATAAATGACCAAACACTTATAAGTAAAATGACAAAAGAAGAATATTTGGCATACTTAAGTATGAAGAAAATTATAAGCTCATTTTATGGTGATGTAATTGGAAGCTCAACAAATTGA
- a CDS encoding D-glycerate dehydrogenase, translating into MYNVLVTKKLPGNWIDYLKKECNVMLWEDIYPPSKEWILQNIEDKDGALITLTEKIDKEIIDHAKKLKVISTYSVGYDHIDVKYARSKGIIVTYTPEVLTDATADLIFGLLISVARRVCEGDSLIRKGEWKTPWYPTFMLGTEVYGKTLGIIGMGRIGKALVKRAKGFDMKVIYNSRRKHEDIDAEYVDLDYLLENSDYVVIAVDLNESTYHMMNEDKLRRMKKSAFLINASRGQVIDEKALIKALQEGWIRGVGLDVFEREPLPKDSPLLKLNNVVLTPHLGSATIETRDKMAEIAVKNLLLALKGDKPIYEVR; encoded by the coding sequence ATGTATAATGTTCTGGTAACTAAAAAATTGCCAGGAAACTGGATAGATTACTTAAAAAAGGAATGCAATGTTATGTTATGGGAAGATATTTATCCACCTTCAAAAGAATGGATATTACAAAACATAGAAGATAAAGACGGAGCTCTTATTACATTAACTGAAAAAATTGACAAAGAGATTATAGATCATGCTAAAAAACTTAAAGTTATAAGCACTTACAGTGTGGGTTATGATCACATAGATGTAAAATATGCCAGATCTAAGGGAATTATAGTAACTTACACGCCGGAAGTCCTCACAGATGCAACAGCAGACCTAATTTTTGGCTTATTAATTTCCGTAGCAAGAAGAGTTTGTGAGGGAGATTCTCTAATTAGAAAAGGAGAATGGAAAACTCCATGGTATCCTACTTTCATGCTAGGAACCGAAGTATATGGAAAAACTTTAGGCATAATAGGCATGGGAAGAATAGGCAAGGCTTTAGTTAAGAGAGCAAAGGGATTTGATATGAAAGTAATCTATAACAGTAGAAGAAAGCATGAAGATATAGATGCAGAGTATGTAGATTTAGATTATTTATTGGAAAACTCAGACTATGTAGTTATAGCGGTTGATCTAAACGAAAGTACGTATCATATGATGAATGAAGATAAATTAAGAAGAATGAAAAAATCGGCATTTTTAATTAATGCATCTAGGGGCCAAGTAATAGACGAAAAAGCTCTGATTAAGGCTTTACAAGAAGGATGGATAAGAGGAGTAGGACTTGACGTATTTGAAAGGGAACCTTTGCCTAAGGATAGTCCTTTGCTTAAATTAAATAATGTAGTTCTAACTCCGCATTTAGGAAGTGCAACTATAGAAACTAGGGATAAAATGGCAGAAATTGCGGTAAAAAACTTATTATTAGCATTAAAGGGTGATAAACCAATATATGAAGTTCGATAG